CGAAGGGCGGCTGCGGGCTACAGGTCGCACCACGCAGCCGCCTCGCTACCCCCGGATCAGCGCCTGCAGCTCCTGATCCAACGCGGTGCGGAACACCTCGATCGGCCGCGCCAGGCGGCCGGCGGGCGGGCGATGCACGATCCAGGCGCGCACCGCCGGATTGAAATCCGCGATCTTCACGGTCTTGAGCCGGCTGCGGATCGGGCTTCGCTTCAGCGCCACCGGCGTGACGAGGCCGATGCCGAGCCCGCGCGCCACCAGCGACAGGCGCAGCTCGCTGTCGAGCGCCTCGACCGCGATGTTGAACGGCAGATGCGCCGCATCGAAATGACGCTTCAGCGTCTGGCGGAAGCCGCAACCGTCCTGGTTGATCACCCACCCGGTCCGCGACAACCATTCGAGGTCGACGAATTTCGGTGTCTTCATCTCGCGCGCGACGACGAACACCACCGGCTGCGCGCCGAGATCGGAGGCCTCGAGATCATCGGGCGGCGCGCTGCCGTCGGGCAGGCAGATCGCCGCGGCATCAAGCTCGTTGCGGCTGACTCGCTCCATGTGGTTGGGCGACCAGCCCGAGACGACGCGCACGGCGAGCGCTGGAAATTCGCCGCGCACCGCATCGAGCGGACCGGTCAACCCAGCCTCCGACAGGAACGGCGTCAGGCCGAGCCTGAACTCGCCGCGCACCACGCCGTCATTGGCAACGCCCGACTTGAGGTCGTCGAGCATCCGCAGCACGCGGCGGCCCTGCTCATAGGCCTCGATTCCCGCCGCCGTCGGCTTCAACGGCTTCGACAGCCGGTCGAGCAGCTGCGCGCCGAGCATCTCCTCGAGATTCTGGATCCGCCGCGTCACGCCGGGCTGGGTCAGGTTCAGCCGCGCCGAGGCCGCGACGATCGATCCGGTCTCCACCACGGCGACGAACGCCACAAGGTCATGGGTATTCATAACAATCTCGCATATTCCTCATCATCTTATTTGAATTGTAGCATATTAGACCGATCCCCTAAAGGGGGCCTCGCCACTTCCTCGCGAGGTCCCATGACCATCTCCGAAGCCACCAAACTCTCCCCGGGGCGCAGCGTCTCGGTGCGACCCCTGATCTGGATCGGCGCCATCACGACCGGCACCGTCGTCACCAACCTGTTTGCGCCGCAGATCCTGGTCGGCCTGATGGGCCGATCGCTCGCCATGACCGCGCTGCAGGCCGGCCTGATCTCGACGCTGACCCTGCTCGGCTACGCGCTCGGGCTCGTGCTGCTGGTGCCGCTGGTCGACCTCGTCGAGAACAAGCGGCTGATCCTGCGGACGCTGGCCTGCGCCATCGTCGCCGCGATCGGCACCGCGCTGGCGCCGACGCCGCTGATTTTGCTCGCCGCCACCTTCATCCTCGGCGCCTCCTGCGCCGCGATCCAGATGGTGGTGCCGCTGGTGGCATCGATGGTGCCGCCGGAACGCCGCGGACAAGCGATCGGTGACGTCATGAGCGGCCTGATGATCGGCATCCTGCTGTCGCGGCCGATGGCGAGCCTGATCGCCGACAGCTGGAACTGGCGCGGTTACTACCTGACCTCGGCCATGCTGATGACCGTGCTCGCCGCCGCACTGGCGCGCTATCTGCCGACATTGCAGCCGGCCGCAAAAGTCAGCTATGGTGCGCTGCTGCGCTCATTCCCGAGATTGCTGCGCGAGGAGCCGGTGCTGCGCGTGCGTTCCTGGACCGCGGCGCTGGTGATGGCGTCCTTCACCGCGTTTTGGGCCGCTATCGCGCTGCGGCTGCCGGATGCGCCGTTCAAGCTCGACGCCAGGGGGATTGCACTGTTCGCGCTGATCGGCATCGCAGGGGCGGCAGCGACGCCGATCGCCGGACGCTGGGGCGACCGGGGTTTTGCGCGACCATTGCTGATCGTCTCGCACCTTCTCATCGCCGGCGCGCTCGCGCTGTGCGCCTGGGCCGGCATGATCGAGTCGCGGATCGCAGCCATGTCGATGCTTGGCGTCGGCGCCGTGCTGCTCGATTTCGGCATCACCACCGACCAGACGCTCGGCCGCCGCGCCGTCAATCTGTTGCAGCCCGAGGCGCGCGGCCGCATCAACGGCCTGTTCGTAGCGCTGTTCTTCATCGGCGGAGCCGTCGGCGCAGCGGCAGCGTCGGCGGCATGGAGTTATGGTGGATGGACGGCCGTCTGCGCAGTGGCCGCCACGTTCGGCGTGCTCGGGCTCATCACCGACATCGCGACGAAGACGGGCTCGGAATGACCAACGTTAGGAGGCGCGTTGCGCGAGCCACCTCAACGCGCCCTTCCCCGCTGCGGCGCCAGTTGCGAACGACGCCTGCAACAGATAGCCGCCGGTCGGTGCTTCCCAGTCCAGCATCTCGCCGGCGGCGAAAACGCCGGGCAGCCGCCGCAGCATGAAATGCGGATCCAGCTCGCTGAACGCAATTCCGCCCGCGCTCGAGATCGCGCGATCGATCGGCGCGATGCCCGTGAGCTGAACCGGAATCGCGTTGACTAGCTGCGCGAGCTCTGCCGGCGAGAACGATGTCAGTTGCCGGCCAGATGCAATCGCTGTCTCCTGCATCAGGCCGATGCCGACAGGAGAGAGTTGCGCCGCCTTGCGCAGGAAGTTCGCGAGTGACTGCTTGCCGCGCGTCCCGGACAGGCGGCTGGTCAGGGCGGCGGCGTCGAGGTCCGGCCGCAGCGCGATCGTCAGCATTGCCTGCCCGATACCCAGCACCGCCTCGCGCAATTCCGCAGACAGCGCGTAGATGGCACCGCCTTCGATGCCAGCGCGGGTGACGACGGCCTCGCCGCGCACCG
This Bradyrhizobium sp. CCBAU 53421 DNA region includes the following protein-coding sequences:
- a CDS encoding MFS transporter; protein product: MTISEATKLSPGRSVSVRPLIWIGAITTGTVVTNLFAPQILVGLMGRSLAMTALQAGLISTLTLLGYALGLVLLVPLVDLVENKRLILRTLACAIVAAIGTALAPTPLILLAATFILGASCAAIQMVVPLVASMVPPERRGQAIGDVMSGLMIGILLSRPMASLIADSWNWRGYYLTSAMLMTVLAAALARYLPTLQPAAKVSYGALLRSFPRLLREEPVLRVRSWTAALVMASFTAFWAAIALRLPDAPFKLDARGIALFALIGIAGAAATPIAGRWGDRGFARPLLIVSHLLIAGALALCAWAGMIESRIAAMSMLGVGAVLLDFGITTDQTLGRRAVNLLQPEARGRINGLFVALFFIGGAVGAAAASAAWSYGGWTAVCAVAATFGVLGLITDIATKTGSE
- a CDS encoding LysR family transcriptional regulator is translated as MNTHDLVAFVAVVETGSIVAASARLNLTQPGVTRRIQNLEEMLGAQLLDRLSKPLKPTAAGIEAYEQGRRVLRMLDDLKSGVANDGVVRGEFRLGLTPFLSEAGLTGPLDAVRGEFPALAVRVVSGWSPNHMERVSRNELDAAAICLPDGSAPPDDLEASDLGAQPVVFVVAREMKTPKFVDLEWLSRTGWVINQDGCGFRQTLKRHFDAAHLPFNIAVEALDSELRLSLVARGLGIGLVTPVALKRSPIRSRLKTVKIADFNPAVRAWIVHRPPAGRLARPIEVFRTALDQELQALIRG